In Myxococcales bacterium, a genomic segment contains:
- a CDS encoding ornithine carbamoyltransferase: MMSSMKGRHFITTQDWSKAELDRALELSFELKEKKKRGEITDWLKNQTVFMIFYEQSTRTRNSMGCGITQLGGSSHDLTPDKMQLSHGETAKDTAQVLSRMGHAIACRNCFYDIGNKYLREMAKWSDIPILSLQCDVYHPMQVMADTMVMQEKFGKNLKGLKVTISWAYAESHAKPVSVPQSQLLMFARYGVDITVAAPKEFPLQKNIVEQARKNAAEGGGSIRFVDDMDAGFEGAQVVIPKNWGGFAHFDKWNDSDEQKHEMKANLEKYKSWICDERRMKLASKDVKYMHALPADRGKEVTDAVIDNENWSIVIDEAENRLHTAKAVMALTMGGIS; this comes from the coding sequence ATCATGTCATCTATGAAAGGAAGGCATTTCATTACAACGCAGGATTGGAGCAAGGCGGAGCTGGATCGTGCGCTCGAACTTTCCTTTGAGCTGAAGGAAAAAAAGAAAAGGGGAGAGATTACGGACTGGCTGAAGAATCAGACGGTTTTCATGATCTTCTACGAACAGTCGACGCGCACCAGAAATTCCATGGGCTGCGGGATAACCCAGTTGGGCGGGAGTTCACACGATCTGACTCCTGACAAGATGCAGCTCTCTCACGGTGAAACGGCGAAGGATACCGCGCAGGTTCTTTCGAGGATGGGGCACGCCATCGCATGCCGCAACTGTTTTTATGATATAGGCAACAAGTACCTTCGCGAGATGGCTAAGTGGTCCGACATCCCGATTCTGAGCCTTCAGTGCGATGTTTATCATCCCATGCAGGTTATGGCCGATACGATGGTGATGCAGGAAAAGTTCGGGAAAAATCTCAAGGGGCTTAAAGTTACGATCAGCTGGGCATATGCAGAAAGTCATGCCAAACCCGTCTCGGTTCCGCAGTCCCAGCTTCTTATGTTCGCGCGCTACGGGGTGGATATCACTGTTGCCGCTCCGAAAGAGTTTCCGCTTCAAAAAAATATAGTTGAACAGGCCCGAAAGAATGCGGCGGAAGGCGGCGGTTCGATTCGTTTCGTCGACGATATGGACGCCGGGTTCGAGGGCGCCCAGGTTGTCATTCCCAAAAACTGGGGAGGCTTTGCGCACTTTGATAAATGGAACGACAGCGATGAGCAGAAGCACGAGATGAAAGCAAATCTAGAAAAATATAAGAGCTGGATCTGCGATGAGCGCCGCATGAAGCTCGCATCCAAGGACGTGAAATACATGCATGCGCTGCCTGCCGACCGCGGGAAGGAAGTCACTGATGCTGTTATAGACAATGAAAACTGGTCCATCGTAATAGACGAAGCCGAAAACAGGCTACATACCGCCAAGGCGGTCATGGCCCTTACAATGGGCGGGATCTCTTGA
- a CDS encoding FHA domain-containing protein, translating into MAEENNSEEALIEETIGDLSEAEWAPALTVISGRGEGSCIPVGDGEFIIGRLKDCGLRVDDNSVSRRHAKIDQRHGRFTITDLGSKWGTKINGQAVDRAEIKFGDKIEIAGTLISFDLKRRAEFCLKKGRDKLKMFIIALAVLVFVGIAAIAYFRYNVQQNMSMPGGDVLAQIMSNYDSGIYYYNKIDSDPVKNKQLCLEHMNAVVDLDPTGKTRFSRSARRIIEGLE; encoded by the coding sequence ATGGCAGAAGAGAATAACAGCGAAGAGGCTTTGATCGAAGAGACGATAGGCGATCTCTCCGAGGCGGAATGGGCTCCGGCGCTTACCGTGATATCGGGGCGCGGTGAAGGTAGCTGTATTCCAGTCGGCGATGGCGAATTTATAATAGGCAGGTTAAAGGATTGCGGCCTTAGGGTAGATGACAACTCCGTTTCGCGCAGGCACGCGAAGATAGACCAACGCCACGGGAGGTTCACAATAACGGATCTAGGGAGCAAGTGGGGGACCAAGATCAACGGTCAGGCCGTAGATCGCGCTGAAATAAAATTCGGCGACAAGATCGAAATCGCGGGCACTCTCATCAGTTTCGATCTCAAGAGGAGGGCCGAGTTCTGTCTGAAGAAGGGACGCGATAAACTGAAGATGTTTATCATCGCGTTGGCTGTTTTGGTATTTGTGGGAATCGCCGCGATTGCGTATTTCAGGTACAACGTTCAACAAAACATGTCTATGCCCGGCGGCGATGTTCTGGCGCAGATCATGAGCAATTATGACAGTGGAATCTACTACTACAATAAAATTGACTCCGATCCTGTCAAGAACAAGCAGCTGTGCCTTGAGCATATGAACGCGGTGGTCGATCTCGATCCCACCGGCAAGACGCGCTTTTCACGCAGCGCCAGAAGGATAATCGAGGGGTTGGAATAG
- a CDS encoding YgeY family selenium metabolism-linked hydrolase: MSNISMQIARLAESLSTSIANFLADIVSIPSLSGDEKRVVERIGHEMKAVGFDEVRVDGLGSVIGRIGSGKKIIAMDAHIDTVDVGTRELWDFDPFDGHVKGGKVWGRGAADQKGGIASLVYAGKIIKELGLEDDYTLLVTGTVMEEDCDGLCWDYLIREENVRPDLCLITEPTGLRIYRGHRGRMEMKVNVKGLSSHGSAPERGDNAIYKMAPLVLDIEKLNAELQPDTENFLGKGTVVVSDISSVSPSLCAVADGCSIHLDRRLTAGETKDIAVGQILNIVGRAGGKVSIPVYDKPGYTGKSHPMESYFPTWVTPKDHPAVRAAVSSYEGLFNSKPVVDKWTFSTNGVTVMGVHGIPCVGFGPGFEEQAHAPNEWTPVEHLWKAAAFYAQYPKSYLSL; this comes from the coding sequence ATGTCGAATATCTCAATGCAAATAGCCCGTCTTGCCGAGTCACTTTCCACCAGCATCGCGAATTTTTTGGCGGATATAGTTTCTATCCCTTCCCTCTCCGGAGATGAAAAGAGGGTGGTCGAGCGCATAGGTCATGAGATGAAGGCGGTAGGTTTCGACGAGGTCCGCGTCGACGGACTGGGGTCCGTCATCGGGAGGATAGGGAGCGGAAAAAAGATAATAGCGATGGATGCGCATATCGACACGGTGGATGTTGGGACGCGCGAACTTTGGGACTTCGACCCTTTCGACGGGCACGTCAAAGGAGGCAAGGTGTGGGGACGTGGCGCCGCCGATCAAAAGGGTGGAATAGCTTCGCTGGTTTACGCCGGCAAGATCATTAAGGAGCTTGGGCTTGAGGATGATTACACGCTGCTGGTTACAGGCACCGTGATGGAAGAGGATTGCGATGGACTGTGCTGGGACTATCTTATCAGGGAAGAAAATGTGAGGCCGGATCTCTGTCTCATTACCGAACCCACGGGGCTCAGAATATATCGCGGCCACAGGGGCCGTATGGAGATGAAGGTGAACGTTAAGGGGCTGTCATCACACGGATCAGCGCCCGAGCGCGGCGACAATGCGATATACAAGATGGCCCCGCTTGTTCTGGATATAGAAAAACTCAATGCTGAACTTCAGCCTGACACAGAAAATTTTCTCGGCAAGGGCACCGTCGTCGTGAGCGATATATCGTCGGTCAGTCCTTCGCTTTGTGCCGTGGCCGATGGATGCTCCATACATCTCGATAGAAGGCTTACTGCGGGCGAGACAAAGGATATAGCAGTTGGACAGATACTCAACATAGTCGGGCGCGCTGGCGGCAAGGTGAGTATCCCCGTTTATGACAAACCGGGATACACTGGCAAGTCTCACCCCATGGAGTCATACTTCCCGACTTGGGTTACTCCAAAGGATCACCCTGCGGTTCGCGCCGCAGTTTCGTCATATGAAGGGCTCTTCAATTCCAAACCCGTCGTGGATAAGTGGACCTTTTCTACCAACGGCGTGACGGTCATGGGGGTCCACGGAATTCCTTGCGTAGGTTTCGGCCCCGGATTCGAAGAACAGGCGCATGCTCCGAATGAATGGACTCCTGTCGAACATCTCTGGAAGGCCGCGGCATTTTATGCGCAGTATCCCAAATCATATCTTTCTTTATAG